The Osmia bicornis bicornis chromosome 12, iOsmBic2.1, whole genome shotgun sequence genome includes a region encoding these proteins:
- the LOC114879271 gene encoding amidophosphoribosyltransferase-like isoform X2, with the protein MSCNMQADSYTQSVAIKGKRDKGVHNVEKINKESITGLTHECGVFGCIAAGDWPSQIDVAQVVCLGLVALQHRGQESAGIVTSEGVCSKSFHVHKGMGMINNIFNDENMKKLSGNLGIGHTRYSTSAASEEVNCQPFVVHTAHGALAVAHNGELVNTESLRKMVLGRGVGLSTHSDSELITQALCLNPPEGEVNGPDWPARIKHLMQLAPLSYSLVIMQRDTIYGVRDPYGNRPLCLGKIVPIGNLGSESDDDDDEAEGWVISSESCGFLSIGARYVREVFPGEIVELTREGIKTIDIVERPDKKPQAFCIFEYVYFARSDSIFEGQMVYSVRMQCGRELALESPVEADIVSSVPESGTAAAHGYARQSQIPFAEVLCKNRYVGRTFIQPSTRLRQLGVAKKFGALSENVKGRKLILIDDSIVRGNTIGPIIKLLRDAGAREVHIRIASPPLKYPCYMGINIPTREELIANKLDSVKLAKHVGADSLTYLSVDGLVKAVRFRMDNRESSYIGHCTACLTGEYPDELPGDLDW; encoded by the exons atgTCTTGTAATATGCAAGCAGATTCATATACTCAATCAGTGGCCATTAAAGGTAAAAGAGATAAAGGTGTACATAATGTAGAAAAGATCAACAAGGAATCAATTACTGGACTCACACACGAATGTGGAGTTTTTGGATGCATTGCTGCAGGTGATTGGCCATCTCAAATTGATGTAGCTCAAGTGGTTTGTTTAG GTTTAGTGGCATTGCAACACAGGGGTCAAGAAAGTGCAGGTATTGTCACAAGCGAGGGTGTATGTTCAAAATCTTTTCATGTCCACAAGGGAATGGGAAtgattaataacatttttaatgaTGAAAACATGAAGAAACTGAGTGGAAATCTTGGAATTGGCCATACTAGATACAGTACAAGTGCAGCAAGCGAGGAAGTTAATTGTCAACCATTTGTGGTTCACACTGCACATGGAGCATTAGCAGTTGCTCACAATGGAGAGCTTGTAAATACAGAATCACTAAGAAAAATG GTGTTAGGACGTGGAGTTGGTTTATCAACTCATTCAGACTCTGAATTAATAACGCAAGCTCTTTGTTTGAATCCCCCTGAAGGTGAAGTAAATGGGCCAGATTGGCCAGCGCGTATAAAACATCTAATGCAATTAGCACCATTATCGTATTCATTAGTAATTATGCAAAGAGACACGATATATGGTGTACGAGACCCTTACGGAAATCGTCCTTTATGTCTTGGAAAAATTGTACCAATTGGTAACTTAG GAAGTGAAtcagatgatgatgatgatgaagcTGAAGGTTGGGTTATTTCATCTGAATCGTGTGGATTTCTAAGTATTGGAGCACGATACGTGCGTGAAGTATTTCCTGGAGAAATTGTAGAATTGACACGGGAGGGTATTAAAACTATAGATATTGTCGAGAGACCCGACAAAAAGCCTCAGGCCTTTTGTATCTTTGAATATGTTTACTTTGCACGTAGCGATAGTATTTTTGAAG GGCAAATGGTTTATTCTGTTCGCATGCAATGTGGACGTGAACTTGCTCTGGAATCGCCGGTAGAAGCAGATATAGTTAGTTCAGTACCTGAATCTGGAACTGCAGCAGCACATGGCTATGCTAGACAG TCCCAAATACCTTTTGCGGAAGTATTATGTAAAAACAGATACGTTGGTAGAACATTTATTCAACCTAGTACGCGACTCAGACAACTTGGCGTAGCAAAAAAGTTTGGAGCTTTGTCAGAAAATGTGAAAGGGAGGAAATTAATTCTAATTGATGATTCAATTGTTAGAGGGAATACCATTGGAcctataattaaattacttcgTGATGCAGGAGCAAGGGAA GTTCACATCAGAATAGCTTCACCTCCATTAAAATATCCTTGTTAtatgggaatcaatataccaaCGAGAGAAGAATTAATTGCTAATAAATTAGATAGTGTGAAACTAGCAAAACACGTCGGAGCTGATAGTTTAACATACCTTTCTGTAGATGGACTGGTAAAAGCTGTAAGATTTCGTATGGACAATCGTGAAAGCAGTTACATTGGACACTGTACTGCTTGTTTGACTGGAGAGTATCCTGATGAACTTCCTGGTGATTTGGATTGGTGA
- the LOC114879271 gene encoding amidophosphoribosyltransferase-like isoform X1 codes for MSCNMQADSYTQSVAIKGKRDKGVHNVEKINKESITGLTHECGVFGCIAAGDWPSQIDVAQVVCLGLVALQHRGQESAGIVTSEGVCSKSFHVHKGMGMINNIFNDENMKKLSGNLGIGHTRYSTSAASEEVNCQPFVVHTAHGALAVAHNGELVNTESLRKMVLGRGVGLSTHSDSELITQALCLNPPEGEVNGPDWPARIKHLMQLAPLSYSLVIMQRDTIYGVRDPYGNRPLCLGKIVPIGNLAGSESDDDDDEAEGWVISSESCGFLSIGARYVREVFPGEIVELTREGIKTIDIVERPDKKPQAFCIFEYVYFARSDSIFEGQMVYSVRMQCGRELALESPVEADIVSSVPESGTAAAHGYARQSQIPFAEVLCKNRYVGRTFIQPSTRLRQLGVAKKFGALSENVKGRKLILIDDSIVRGNTIGPIIKLLRDAGAREVHIRIASPPLKYPCYMGINIPTREELIANKLDSVKLAKHVGADSLTYLSVDGLVKAVRFRMDNRESSYIGHCTACLTGEYPDELPGDLDW; via the exons atgTCTTGTAATATGCAAGCAGATTCATATACTCAATCAGTGGCCATTAAAGGTAAAAGAGATAAAGGTGTACATAATGTAGAAAAGATCAACAAGGAATCAATTACTGGACTCACACACGAATGTGGAGTTTTTGGATGCATTGCTGCAGGTGATTGGCCATCTCAAATTGATGTAGCTCAAGTGGTTTGTTTAG GTTTAGTGGCATTGCAACACAGGGGTCAAGAAAGTGCAGGTATTGTCACAAGCGAGGGTGTATGTTCAAAATCTTTTCATGTCCACAAGGGAATGGGAAtgattaataacatttttaatgaTGAAAACATGAAGAAACTGAGTGGAAATCTTGGAATTGGCCATACTAGATACAGTACAAGTGCAGCAAGCGAGGAAGTTAATTGTCAACCATTTGTGGTTCACACTGCACATGGAGCATTAGCAGTTGCTCACAATGGAGAGCTTGTAAATACAGAATCACTAAGAAAAATG GTGTTAGGACGTGGAGTTGGTTTATCAACTCATTCAGACTCTGAATTAATAACGCAAGCTCTTTGTTTGAATCCCCCTGAAGGTGAAGTAAATGGGCCAGATTGGCCAGCGCGTATAAAACATCTAATGCAATTAGCACCATTATCGTATTCATTAGTAATTATGCAAAGAGACACGATATATGGTGTACGAGACCCTTACGGAAATCGTCCTTTATGTCTTGGAAAAATTGTACCAATTGGTAACTTAG CAGGAAGTGAAtcagatgatgatgatgatgaagcTGAAGGTTGGGTTATTTCATCTGAATCGTGTGGATTTCTAAGTATTGGAGCACGATACGTGCGTGAAGTATTTCCTGGAGAAATTGTAGAATTGACACGGGAGGGTATTAAAACTATAGATATTGTCGAGAGACCCGACAAAAAGCCTCAGGCCTTTTGTATCTTTGAATATGTTTACTTTGCACGTAGCGATAGTATTTTTGAAG GGCAAATGGTTTATTCTGTTCGCATGCAATGTGGACGTGAACTTGCTCTGGAATCGCCGGTAGAAGCAGATATAGTTAGTTCAGTACCTGAATCTGGAACTGCAGCAGCACATGGCTATGCTAGACAG TCCCAAATACCTTTTGCGGAAGTATTATGTAAAAACAGATACGTTGGTAGAACATTTATTCAACCTAGTACGCGACTCAGACAACTTGGCGTAGCAAAAAAGTTTGGAGCTTTGTCAGAAAATGTGAAAGGGAGGAAATTAATTCTAATTGATGATTCAATTGTTAGAGGGAATACCATTGGAcctataattaaattacttcgTGATGCAGGAGCAAGGGAA GTTCACATCAGAATAGCTTCACCTCCATTAAAATATCCTTGTTAtatgggaatcaatataccaaCGAGAGAAGAATTAATTGCTAATAAATTAGATAGTGTGAAACTAGCAAAACACGTCGGAGCTGATAGTTTAACATACCTTTCTGTAGATGGACTGGTAAAAGCTGTAAGATTTCGTATGGACAATCGTGAAAGCAGTTACATTGGACACTGTACTGCTTGTTTGACTGGAGAGTATCCTGATGAACTTCCTGGTGATTTGGATTGGTGA
- the LOC114879276 gene encoding multifunctional protein ADE2 isoform X2 — protein sequence MNKYTPGKLIIEGKTKKVFELSNDPTLCLLQSKDRITAGDGVKSHDLKGKAAISTDTTAKVFKLLNAAGIKTAFVKVMNETAFIAHKCEMLPIEWVTRRLATGSFLKRHTGVSEGYRFNPPLQETFFKDDSNHDPQWSEEQVISAGFKLNGLVIGKDEYDIMQRTALAVFEILERAWITRQCALIDMKIEFGINVNGEIMVADIIDSDSWRLWPSGDKRLMKDKQVYRNLATVTEEDLNTVKHNFEWIADQLNYLIPPPSSLVVILMGSPSDQEHCTQIAKYAKHLYLEVKFRVCSAHKGTQEVLRILAEYEGSFKKVVLIAVAGRSNGLGPVLSGNTSLPVINCPPLKPENIAQDLWSSVNVPSGIGCTTVVYPESAALAAAQIHALHDHLVWARLRVKQLMNFIALKQADGKLRNLEI from the exons ATGAATA AATATACACCCGGAAAGCTGATCATAGAAGGAAAGACCAAAAAGGTCTTTGAACTTTCAAATGATCCTACCCTATGTCTTTTACAAAGTAAAGATCGTATTACTGCTGGAGATGGTGTAAAATCACATGATTTGAAGGGCAAAGCTGCAATTAGTACAGATACAACAGCCAAGGTCTTCAAGTTATTAAATGCAGCTGGAATAAAAACTGCATTTGTTAAAGTAATGAATGAAACTGCCTTTATTGCACATAAATGTGAAATGCTTCCCATAGAATGGGTTACTAGAAGATTGGCAACTGGTAGTTTTTTGAAAAGGCATACAG GAGTTTCTGAAGGATACAGATTTAATCCACCATTGCAAGAAACATTCTTTAAAGATGACAGCAATCATGATCCTCAATGGTCAGAAGAACAAGTTATTTCTGCTGGTTTTAAGTTAAATGGACTTGTAATAGGAAAGGATGAATATGACATTATGCAACGTACTGCGCTTGCTGTATTTGAAATTCTAGAAAGAGCATGGATAACTAGACAGTGTGCTCTTATAGATATGAAAATAGAATTTGGTATAAATGTAAATGGTGAAATTATGGTAGCAGATATAATTGACAGTGATTCTTGGAGACTTTGGCCATCTGGTGATAAAAGATTGATGAAAGATAAACAA GTGTATAGAAATTTAGCTACTGTAACTGAGGAAGATTTAAATACTGTAAAACACAATTTCGAATGGATAGCAGATCAACTGAACTATCTTATTCCACCACCTAGCAGCCTTGTTGTTATCCTAATGGGATCACCTTCTGATCAGGAGCATTGTACACAAATAGCAAAATATGCAAAGCATTTGTATTTAGAAGTTAAATTTCGGGTATGCAGTGCGCACAAGGGTACCCaagaagtattacgtattctTGCAGAGTATGAAGGTAGTTTTAAAAAG GTGGTGCTAATAGCTGTAGCAGGGAGAAGTAACGGTTTGGGTCCAGTACTCTCTGGAAACACCTCTTTGCCTGTTATTAATTGCCCGCCTCTCAAACCAGAAAACATTGCACAAGATTTGTGGTCGTCTGTTAATGTTCCTTCAG GAATCGGATGTACCACAGTCGTTTATCCTGAAAGCGCAGCACTTGCAGCCGCTCAAATTCATGCGTTGCACGATCATCTCGTTTGGGCACGCCTGCGAGTAAAGCagttaatgaattttattgcTTTAAAACAAGCAGATGGTAAACTAAGGAAtcttgaaatataa
- the LOC114879276 gene encoding multifunctional protein ADE2 isoform X1, with protein sequence MNDINGFQYTPGKLIIEGKTKKVFELSNDPTLCLLQSKDRITAGDGVKSHDLKGKAAISTDTTAKVFKLLNAAGIKTAFVKVMNETAFIAHKCEMLPIEWVTRRLATGSFLKRHTGVSEGYRFNPPLQETFFKDDSNHDPQWSEEQVISAGFKLNGLVIGKDEYDIMQRTALAVFEILERAWITRQCALIDMKIEFGINVNGEIMVADIIDSDSWRLWPSGDKRLMKDKQVYRNLATVTEEDLNTVKHNFEWIADQLNYLIPPPSSLVVILMGSPSDQEHCTQIAKYAKHLYLEVKFRVCSAHKGTQEVLRILAEYEGSFKKVVLIAVAGRSNGLGPVLSGNTSLPVINCPPLKPENIAQDLWSSVNVPSGIGCTTVVYPESAALAAAQIHALHDHLVWARLRVKQLMNFIALKQADGKLRNLEI encoded by the exons ATGAATGACATCAATGGTTTCC AATATACACCCGGAAAGCTGATCATAGAAGGAAAGACCAAAAAGGTCTTTGAACTTTCAAATGATCCTACCCTATGTCTTTTACAAAGTAAAGATCGTATTACTGCTGGAGATGGTGTAAAATCACATGATTTGAAGGGCAAAGCTGCAATTAGTACAGATACAACAGCCAAGGTCTTCAAGTTATTAAATGCAGCTGGAATAAAAACTGCATTTGTTAAAGTAATGAATGAAACTGCCTTTATTGCACATAAATGTGAAATGCTTCCCATAGAATGGGTTACTAGAAGATTGGCAACTGGTAGTTTTTTGAAAAGGCATACAG GAGTTTCTGAAGGATACAGATTTAATCCACCATTGCAAGAAACATTCTTTAAAGATGACAGCAATCATGATCCTCAATGGTCAGAAGAACAAGTTATTTCTGCTGGTTTTAAGTTAAATGGACTTGTAATAGGAAAGGATGAATATGACATTATGCAACGTACTGCGCTTGCTGTATTTGAAATTCTAGAAAGAGCATGGATAACTAGACAGTGTGCTCTTATAGATATGAAAATAGAATTTGGTATAAATGTAAATGGTGAAATTATGGTAGCAGATATAATTGACAGTGATTCTTGGAGACTTTGGCCATCTGGTGATAAAAGATTGATGAAAGATAAACAA GTGTATAGAAATTTAGCTACTGTAACTGAGGAAGATTTAAATACTGTAAAACACAATTTCGAATGGATAGCAGATCAACTGAACTATCTTATTCCACCACCTAGCAGCCTTGTTGTTATCCTAATGGGATCACCTTCTGATCAGGAGCATTGTACACAAATAGCAAAATATGCAAAGCATTTGTATTTAGAAGTTAAATTTCGGGTATGCAGTGCGCACAAGGGTACCCaagaagtattacgtattctTGCAGAGTATGAAGGTAGTTTTAAAAAG GTGGTGCTAATAGCTGTAGCAGGGAGAAGTAACGGTTTGGGTCCAGTACTCTCTGGAAACACCTCTTTGCCTGTTATTAATTGCCCGCCTCTCAAACCAGAAAACATTGCACAAGATTTGTGGTCGTCTGTTAATGTTCCTTCAG GAATCGGATGTACCACAGTCGTTTATCCTGAAAGCGCAGCACTTGCAGCCGCTCAAATTCATGCGTTGCACGATCATCTCGTTTGGGCACGCCTGCGAGTAAAGCagttaatgaattttattgcTTTAAAACAAGCAGATGGTAAACTAAGGAAtcttgaaatataa
- the LOC114879272 gene encoding xaa-Pro aminopeptidase 3-like: protein MFTTVRNSLLLQIKKYGQRRYIRYSLDSFSNNLNRRQAEESSAIVCQSCGQPTAITHPHLMKEGEVVPGIQLDEFKKRREKLTKSIVSHASIGNLNEPHIVIIPSSSKVYMSGKIPYVFRQNTDFLYLTGCQEPDSILVIIAKNENFMTTLFVAPQDEHSELWDGPRSGVERAPKMFGIDLALPITEFEQFFVSFMKENKKNTIWYDNIDIVQSNLHRKLCELIKFTNSQKFISPTNIIHKIRLIKSQSEIDLMKKSCEIISAAISKTIEVSKPKMSEHHLFAIVDYESRMNGAEFLAYPPVIAAGKNSNVIHYISNNQIIRNGEMVLMDAGCEYHGYSSDVTRTWPINGTFTQEQKIIYDVVLDVQKTLIRRLKEFPSLDQLYHDMCSLLSKRLQEIRLIPKDLSRAELFSAVHTYCPHHVSHYLGMDIHDTGKMSRNLKLQPGMIITVEPGIYINHKNKFAPPEFYGLGVRIEDDILITESGPVILTETCPKEINEIEALASQNL from the exons atgtttacCACTGTAAGAAATTCTCTTCTgctacaaattaaaaaatatg GACAACGAAGGTACATAAGATATTCATTAGATTCCTTTTCCAATAATTTAAATCGACGACAAGCTGAGGAATCGTCGGCAATTGTCTGCCAATCATGTGGTCAACCAACAGCAATAACGCATCCTCATTTAATGAAGGAAGGAGAAGTTGTACCAGGTATTCAACTGGATGAGTTCAAAAAGAGACgagaaaaattaacaaagaGTATCGTTTCGCATGCTTCTATTGGAAATCTTAATGAACCACATATTGTAATTATCCCATCTTCATCTAAAGTATACATGTCTGGTAAAATACCATATGTTTTTCGCCAAAATACAGATTTTTTGTATCTCACTGGTTGTCAAGAACCAGACAGTATTTTGGTAATAATAgcaaagaatgaaaattttatgacTACATTATTTGTGGCACCGCAAGATGAACATTCTGAATTGTGGGATGGTCCTAGAAGCGGGGTTGAAAGAGCACCTAAAATGTTTGGCATTGATTTAGCTCTACCAATAACTGaatttgaacaattttttgtcTCTTTTATGaaggagaataaaaaaaacacCATTTGGTATGATAATATTGACATAGTACAGTCAAATTTACACAGAAAATTAtgtgaattaataaaattcactAATAGTCAAAAGTTCATTTCTCCaacaaatataatacataaaatcagattaattaaatcacAATCTGAAATAGACTTGATGAAAAAGAGCTGTGAAATTATTTCAGCTGCAATATCTAAAACAATAGAAGTTTCAAAACCAAAAATGAGCGAACACCATTTATTTGCAATTGTAGATTATGAAAGTCGTATGAATGGTGCAGAATTTTTAGCGTATCCACCAGTTATTGCAGCAGGCAAAAATTCCAATGTCATCCATTATATTAGTAACAATCAAATCATTCGAAATGGAGAAATGGTTTTAATGGATGCTG GTTGTGAATATCATGGTTACTCATCAGATGTAACTAGAACATGGCCAATTAATGGCACTTTTACTCAGgaacaaaaaattatatacGATGTAGTATTGGATGTTCAAAAGACTTTAATTCGTCGATTGAAAGAATTTCCTTCATTAGATCAATTATATCACGATATGTGTTCCTTGCTAAGCAAAAGATTACAAGAAATTAGATTAATACCAAAAGATTTGAGTAGAGCTGAGTTATTTTCTGCAGTTCATACTTATTGTCCTCACCATGTCAGTCACTATTTGGGAATGGACATACATGACACAGGAAAAATGTCTAGAAACTTGAAACTTCAACCAGGGATGATAATTACGGTAGAACCTG gtatatatattaatcacaaaaataaatttgctCCACCAGAATTTTATGGTTTAGGTGTACGCATTGAGgatgatattttaataacagAAAGTGGTCCAGTAATCTTAACAGAAACATGTCCAAAAGAGATTAATGAAATAGAAGCCTTAGCAAGTCAAAATTTATGA